Below is a genomic region from Gillisia sp. Hel_I_86.
ATACTCATGTCTCCCTTGGCCATAGCCAGCATTTTGAGGACTCCTTGTTGTGTAACATCATTACCATCCTTGGTTCGCCCTTCTCGCTGTGCCATCCAAACAGATCTCTTCTCTTCCAGCAATAAATGCCGAATATATTCTGAAAGGTTTTGAGAACTGCGAAGCATTTCCCTGGGAGTAAGTCCGCGTTGCACCAAAAAATTCCTATTTAGCCTGGATAACAGCAACAAAAATGGTTTTTGAACTAGATTATCCCCAATTGCCGAAGCCGTCATCACCAAATCCTGCTCATATAATGCACAATTTATAAGACTGGTATCCAATATGATATCCCTATGATTGGAAATAAACATATAGGATTCATCTTTTTTAAGTTTTTCAAAACCGCTATAAGAAAGGCCTTCAGAACTTTTTTCCAATACCTTTTTTACGGAATTATAAATAACTTTTCCTTGAAAATCGTAGATCGAATGGCAATCGTTTAATATTTGTTTAATCTCATCGAATGATTTCTCCGGGAAAGTAAATTGAAGCAACGTCTTGATCATTGGGTGATTCGCGTACTTGTTTAAAGCCGGTTGCACCTCATTATCATTATAAAACCTTATTTCTTCGAAGTTTGCCACGTACATTTTTTGGTTAGCTTCACAAATGAACAAAATAATATGTTAATTCCCCACATTACACACCAAATATATCTTTGGAGTTTTTGGTGGTGATAGCAGCAACCTCCTCTAAACAGAGTCCGTAAAGGGTTGCAACTTTCTGGGCGATTATCTCTATGTGGGCACTTTCATTTCTTTTTCCCCTAAATGGTGCAGGGGCCAAATAAGGAGCATCGGTCTCCAAAACTATATGTTCCATAGGAATTTCAGCTAAAAATTTATCCAAACCTCCATTTTTAAACGTAACCACACCACCAATCCCCAGTTTCATATTATAAGAAAGTGCCTTTAAAGCCTGCTCCTTATTTCCCGTAAAACAGTGAAAAATCCCGAAAAGATGATCGTCCTTCTCAGACTCCAACACTTCAAAAACCTCATCGAATGCATCCCTGCAATGTATAACTATTGGCAGGTTCTTGGATTTGGCCAATTGGATTTGGTGCTTAAAGGCTGTTTGCTGCTCCTTAAGCAAGGTTTTGTCCCAATAAAGATCTATCCCAATTTCACCAACGGCGTAAAAATCCCTTTTGTTAAATTGCTCCTCTATAAATTGCAGTTCCTCTTCAAAATTACTTTTTACCGATGTTGGGTGCAAGCCCATCATCAAAAAAACATTCTCGGGAAATTGAGCTTCCAGCTCATACATGGCTATGGTATGCGAAGAATCTATAGCCGGAATAAAAAAGCGACTGATTCCTTTTTTGATAGCCTTTTCGATAACTTCTTTTCTATCGGCATCAAACTCCTTGCTATATAAATGCGTGTGGGTATCGGTTAACATCATAAAGGCAAAAATAATTTATTTTGAAGACCTATCTTTGCGAAAAGATAAAGAATGTCGTCCCTTAGAAAACTGCTTGACAATAAAGGTTATCATCGCATCAAATTAAAATATACCGAAACCAATCATTTTGAGCTGGTCGCAAAAATAAATGAAATTGAGGGCAATTTTATTCTGGATACAGGCGCGTCCAGTACCTGTGTTGGTTTTGACGCGGCAGCTCATTTTAAATTATTGGGTGAAGAAAGCAAGATTAGGGCCGCGGGAGCTGGCGCCACCAATATGCTAACCCAAATAGCCTCTAAGAACCGTATAGAAATTGAAGGCTGGAAAACCAAAAAATTAGATCTGGTGTTATTTGACCTAACCCATGTAAATGAAGCTCTTGTAAACCATAAAGCCGAAAAAGTACATGGTATACTTGGTGCAGATATCCTAAAAAAAGGAAAAGCAATAATAGATTATAAAAATAAAGCGCTTTATTT
It encodes:
- a CDS encoding 1-acyl-sn-glycerol-3-phosphate acyltransferase, giving the protein MANFEEIRFYNDNEVQPALNKYANHPMIKTLLQFTFPEKSFDEIKQILNDCHSIYDFQGKVIYNSVKKVLEKSSEGLSYSGFEKLKKDESYMFISNHRDIILDTSLINCALYEQDLVMTASAIGDNLVQKPFLLLLSRLNRNFLVQRGLTPREMLRSSQNLSEYIRHLLLEEKRSVWMAQREGRTKDGNDVTQQGVLKMLAMAKGDMSISEYFSKIKIVPVSISYEFDPTDVLKMPELMAKRKEEVYKKSAHEDFNSILKGALGNKGRIHITAGDMLDENWFEELEKTEHSVNDQLQAIAGAIDSKIYKNYKLWPANYIACDLLNNSETHAGRYTDKEKRQFERRLTRRVDFKNALEVNSYLLMYANPVINHEVLNENKI
- a CDS encoding TatD family hydrolase, with product MMLTDTHTHLYSKEFDADRKEVIEKAIKKGISRFFIPAIDSSHTIAMYELEAQFPENVFLMMGLHPTSVKSNFEEELQFIEEQFNKRDFYAVGEIGIDLYWDKTLLKEQQTAFKHQIQLAKSKNLPIVIHCRDAFDEVFEVLESEKDDHLFGIFHCFTGNKEQALKALSYNMKLGIGGVVTFKNGGLDKFLAEIPMEHIVLETDAPYLAPAPFRGKRNESAHIEIIAQKVATLYGLCLEEVAAITTKNSKDIFGV
- a CDS encoding retropepsin-like aspartic protease, whose protein sequence is MSSLRKLLDNKGYHRIKLKYTETNHFELVAKINEIEGNFILDTGASSTCVGFDAAAHFKLLGEESKIRAAGAGATNMLTQIASKNRIEIEGWKTKKLDLVLFDLTHVNEALVNHKAEKVHGILGADILKKGKAIIDYKNKALYLK